One window of the Thermasporomyces composti genome contains the following:
- a CDS encoding phosphoglyceromutase: MSAATVPPYRLVLLRHGESEWNAKNLFTGWVDVGLSGKGEAEARRGGELLAQRGILPDVVHTSLLRRAIRTAEIALDACDRAWIPVHRSWRLNERHYGALQGKDKKQTREEFGDEQFMIWRRSYDTPPPPLPDDSEFSQAGDPRYADLPPELLPRTECLADVVRRALPYWYDAIIPDLRRGLTVLVAAHGNSLRGLVKHLDQISDEDVVGLNIPTGIPLLYELDENMRPIKPGGEYLDPEAAAAAIEAVKSQGR, encoded by the coding sequence ATGAGTGCTGCGACTGTCCCGCCCTACCGCCTCGTCCTGCTTCGTCACGGCGAGAGCGAGTGGAACGCCAAGAACCTGTTCACCGGCTGGGTCGACGTCGGCCTGTCCGGGAAGGGCGAGGCAGAGGCACGTCGGGGTGGCGAGCTGCTCGCCCAGCGGGGAATCCTCCCCGACGTCGTCCACACCTCCCTCCTGCGCCGGGCGATCCGCACCGCCGAGATCGCGCTCGACGCCTGTGACCGGGCCTGGATTCCCGTCCATCGCAGCTGGCGGCTCAATGAACGCCACTACGGTGCGCTCCAGGGCAAGGACAAGAAGCAGACGCGGGAGGAGTTCGGCGACGAGCAGTTCATGATCTGGCGCCGCTCCTACGACACGCCGCCGCCTCCGCTGCCGGACGACTCCGAGTTCTCCCAGGCGGGTGATCCGCGCTACGCCGACCTGCCACCGGAGCTCCTCCCACGCACCGAGTGCCTGGCTGACGTGGTGCGCCGGGCCCTGCCGTACTGGTACGACGCGATCATTCCCGACCTGCGTCGTGGCCTGACGGTCCTCGTGGCGGCGCACGGTAACTCGCTGCGCGGTCTGGTCAAGCACCTGGACCAGATCAGCGACGAGGACGTGGTCGGTTTGAACATCCCGACCGGGATTCCGCTGCTCTACGAACTGGACGAGAACATGCGGCCGATCAAGCCGGGCGGAGAGTACCTCGACCCCGAGGCCGCGGCCGCGGCCATCGAGGCGGTCAAGAGCCAAGGACGCTGA
- a CDS encoding YbjN domain-containing protein: protein MSLDPAEVIRGVLADLDVAWEEPSPGTFVVTLPGERKLRTTCTLRVGAQAVGVHAFVVRRPDENHEAVYRFLLERNGRLRGVAFAVDHLGDIHLVGQLPRPAVTPEEIDHVLGAVLEAADSSFNRILELGFTSAIRREWAWRTARGESTANLEAFRRLRPAGIEGDPTAGDGPSPGRR from the coding sequence GTGAGTCTCGATCCGGCCGAGGTGATCCGGGGCGTCCTCGCCGACCTCGACGTCGCGTGGGAGGAGCCGTCGCCGGGGACGTTCGTGGTGACTCTTCCCGGGGAGCGCAAGCTGCGCACCACCTGCACGCTTCGGGTCGGCGCCCAGGCGGTCGGCGTGCACGCGTTCGTCGTGCGACGTCCGGACGAGAACCACGAGGCGGTCTACCGGTTCCTGCTGGAGCGGAACGGGCGGCTGCGGGGTGTCGCCTTCGCCGTCGATCACCTCGGTGACATCCACCTGGTCGGCCAGCTCCCGCGTCCAGCGGTGACGCCGGAGGAGATCGACCATGTGCTCGGGGCGGTGCTCGAGGCCGCGGACTCGTCGTTCAACCGCATCCTCGAGCTCGGGTTCACGTCCGCGATCCGGCGCGAGTGGGCCTGGCGTACGGCGCGCGGCGAGTCGACCGCCAACCTGGAGGCGTTCCGCCGTCTCCGGCCCGCCGGGATCGAGGGCGACCCGACCGCTGGCGATGGTCCGTCGCCCGGCCGGCGGTGA
- the mshA gene encoding D-inositol-3-phosphate glycosyltransferase, whose amino-acid sequence MLSVHTSPLDQPGAGDAGGMNVYIVELARRLAARGIEVEIFTRATSSDLPPVVEAFPGVRVRHVIAGPFEGLAKEDLPAQLCAFARGVLRVEAGHERGWYDLVHSHYWLSGQVGALAKERWGVPLVHSMHTLAKVKNALLADGDAPEPRARIIGEEQVVEAADWLVANADDEARALVDLYGADPRTVVTVNPGVDLDVFRPGDQARARRAVGLPQDAVVLAFVGRLQPLKAPDVLVRAAAWLLRHQPALRTRLVVAIVGGPSGSGTVEPDGIARLAGELGVADVVRFVPPQAQRELALWYQAADLVAVPSHNESFGLVALEAQACGTPVVAAATGGLLTAVRDGESGVLVHGHDPRTWARTLDELLADPERRARLGAGGVAHARKFGWSVTAARTLDVYATALASTDRSVAASQ is encoded by the coding sequence ATGCTCAGCGTGCACACCTCGCCGCTCGACCAGCCGGGCGCGGGGGACGCGGGCGGCATGAACGTCTACATCGTCGAGCTGGCGCGTCGGCTGGCCGCGCGGGGCATCGAGGTGGAGATCTTCACCCGCGCGACGTCCAGCGATCTCCCGCCCGTCGTGGAGGCCTTTCCCGGCGTACGGGTTCGGCACGTGATCGCGGGACCGTTCGAAGGGCTGGCCAAGGAGGATCTGCCCGCCCAGCTCTGTGCGTTCGCTCGGGGTGTGCTGCGCGTCGAGGCGGGTCACGAGCGCGGCTGGTACGACCTCGTGCACTCCCACTACTGGCTGTCCGGTCAGGTCGGCGCGCTCGCCAAGGAACGCTGGGGTGTCCCGCTCGTGCACTCCATGCACACCCTGGCCAAGGTCAAGAACGCCCTGCTGGCCGATGGTGACGCGCCGGAGCCTCGGGCACGGATCATCGGCGAGGAGCAGGTGGTGGAGGCGGCCGACTGGCTGGTCGCCAACGCCGACGACGAGGCCCGCGCTCTCGTCGACCTGTATGGCGCTGATCCTCGGACGGTCGTGACCGTCAACCCGGGCGTCGACCTGGACGTCTTTCGTCCCGGCGACCAGGCGCGGGCACGTCGGGCGGTCGGTCTCCCTCAGGACGCGGTCGTGCTGGCGTTCGTCGGTCGGCTCCAGCCGCTCAAGGCGCCGGACGTGCTGGTTCGCGCGGCCGCGTGGCTGCTCCGCCACCAGCCCGCGCTCCGGACCCGACTCGTGGTCGCGATCGTGGGCGGCCCCAGCGGCTCCGGCACGGTGGAGCCGGACGGGATCGCCCGCTTGGCTGGTGAGCTCGGCGTGGCGGACGTCGTGCGGTTCGTCCCGCCGCAGGCCCAGCGCGAGCTGGCGCTGTGGTACCAGGCGGCGGACCTCGTGGCGGTGCCGTCCCACAACGAGTCCTTCGGCCTCGTCGCGCTCGAAGCCCAGGCGTGTGGCACGCCCGTCGTGGCGGCCGCGACCGGTGGGCTGCTCACGGCCGTCCGGGACGGGGAATCCGGTGTCCTCGTCCACGGGCACGACCCACGCACGTGGGCGCGCACCCTCGACGAGCTGCTCGCGGACCCGGAGCGCCGAGCGCGACTCGGTGCGGGCGGTGTCGCCCACGCGCGGAAGTTCGGCTGGTCGGTGACGGCGGCCCGCACCCTCGACGTCTACGCCACGGCGTTGGCGTCGACGGATCGGTCGGTCGCCGCGAGCCAGTGA